In Actinoplanes derwentensis, the following proteins share a genomic window:
- a CDS encoding family 2 encapsulin nanocompartment cargo protein terpene cyclase encodes MSVVTDLRGAPPSDLRRLLPTFGMSAARAFLGPLVSPPSDNTLFCPDAVRDDPALGDLVDDMLVDWARQVGIYEGRLDKLRSYGFGRYMMLAHPAVNDPDRLLMASKCLVAEWATDDYYVDEIELGADPAVVGSRLSRLLSMIDPARLVPRYAADMDAYHRLQPISEAFRSAVEHLGRYASPSQMGRFQHQMAILFLAWTQEADWHVNRRTPPVWEYLVQRHLNSYLPPMILIDVLAGYELPAHEFYHPDVRRAFTTAGNAAVLVNDLHSGPAESDTDYNLPRVLSLQEGLSGAEALARTVEIHNELMHDFVGLATQLSAVGSPNLRRFLADTWAWVGGSRRWHATTGRYHNHGSTR; translated from the coding sequence TACGGCGCCTACTGCCGACCTTCGGGATGTCCGCGGCCAGGGCATTCCTCGGCCCCCTGGTCTCGCCGCCGTCCGACAACACGCTCTTCTGCCCCGACGCGGTCCGGGACGACCCCGCGCTGGGCGACCTGGTCGACGACATGCTCGTCGACTGGGCCCGGCAGGTCGGGATCTATGAGGGGCGACTGGACAAACTGCGGTCGTACGGGTTCGGCCGGTACATGATGCTCGCCCACCCGGCGGTCAACGACCCGGACCGCCTGCTGATGGCCTCGAAATGCCTGGTCGCCGAGTGGGCCACCGACGACTACTACGTCGACGAGATCGAACTGGGCGCCGACCCGGCGGTCGTCGGCTCCCGGCTGTCCCGGCTGCTCAGCATGATCGACCCGGCGCGGCTGGTGCCGCGGTACGCCGCCGACATGGACGCCTACCACCGGCTGCAACCGATCTCGGAGGCGTTCCGCAGCGCCGTCGAACATCTGGGCCGGTACGCGTCCCCGTCGCAGATGGGCCGCTTCCAGCACCAGATGGCGATCCTCTTCCTGGCCTGGACCCAGGAGGCGGACTGGCACGTCAACCGGCGTACGCCACCGGTCTGGGAGTACCTGGTCCAGCGCCACCTCAACAGCTATCTGCCGCCGATGATCCTGATCGACGTGCTGGCCGGCTACGAACTGCCGGCCCACGAGTTCTACCACCCGGACGTACGCCGCGCCTTCACCACCGCCGGCAACGCCGCGGTACTCGTCAACGACCTGCACTCGGGCCCTGCGGAGTCGGACACCGACTACAACCTGCCGCGGGTGCTGTCCCTGCAGGAAGGACTCTCCGGCGCCGAGGCACTGGCCCGGACCGTCGAGATCCACAACGAGTTGATGCACGACTTCGTCGGCCTGGCCACCCAGCTCAGCGCCGTCGGTTCACCGAACCTGCGGCGGTTCCTCGCGGACACCTGGGCCTGGGTCGGCGGAAGCCGGCGCTGGCACGCCACCACCGGCCGCTACCACAACCACGGGAGTACACGATGA
- a CDS encoding geranyl diphosphate 2-C-methyltransferase — protein MTSTILRTDFEKSVANYWNTNQDDPVNLRLGEVDDLYHHHYGVGPYDPSVLDGPAETREKRIIAELHRLESAQADLLLDHLGPIRPTDMILDGGSGRGGTSIMANQRFGCEVDGVSISEYQVGFANEQAARRGVSDRVRFHFRNMLQTQLPSDTRQAIWTNETTMYVDLHKLYGEFARLLKFGGRYVCITGCANDVKGLRSKAVSKINEHYTCDIHPRSDYFQALAANGLVPINVVDLTEATIPYWQLRAESEVATGIEEAFLTAYQEGSFHYLLIAADRI, from the coding sequence ATGACCAGCACGATCCTGCGTACCGACTTCGAGAAGTCCGTCGCCAACTACTGGAACACCAACCAGGACGACCCGGTGAACCTGCGCCTCGGCGAGGTCGACGACCTGTACCACCACCACTACGGCGTGGGCCCGTACGATCCGTCGGTCCTGGACGGCCCCGCCGAGACCCGTGAGAAGCGGATCATCGCCGAACTGCACCGCCTGGAATCCGCCCAGGCCGACCTGCTGCTCGACCATCTGGGACCGATCCGGCCCACCGACATGATCCTGGACGGCGGTTCCGGCCGCGGCGGCACCAGCATCATGGCCAACCAGCGCTTCGGCTGCGAGGTGGACGGCGTCTCGATCTCCGAATACCAGGTCGGTTTCGCCAACGAACAGGCCGCCCGCCGCGGCGTCAGCGACCGGGTCCGCTTCCACTTCCGCAACATGCTGCAGACCCAGCTGCCGTCCGACACCCGCCAGGCGATCTGGACCAACGAGACCACCATGTATGTCGACCTGCACAAACTTTACGGCGAGTTCGCCCGTCTGCTGAAGTTCGGCGGCCGCTACGTCTGCATCACCGGCTGCGCCAACGACGTCAAGGGCCTGCGCTCGAAGGCCGTCAGCAAGATCAACGAGCACTACACCTGCGACATCCACCCGCGCAGCGACTACTTCCAGGCCTTGGCGGCCAACGGCCTGGTCCCGATCAACGTCGTGGACCTGACCGAGGCGACCATCCCGTACTGGCAACTGCGCGCCGAATCCGAAGTGGCCACCGGCATCGAAGAGGCCTTCCTGACCGCCTACCAGGAGGGCAGCTTCCACTACCTCCTCATCGCCGCCGACCGGATCTGA
- a CDS encoding alpha/beta fold hydrolase: protein MPRYRARDGLSLFYDVVGAGPPLVVLPGGPGMDVRYLGDLGGLAATRTLILADARGGGRSEVPPDPATVSFTAQAGDVEALRVHLGLARIDLLAHSAGALTAQEYAVRFPARVRNLILVTPIGRAGRDVDPAELAGIRAARSSEPWYPGAAAAVGDRSPFAQARLVPFHWHRWSPAHRSHYVAAHGNPLRWYREAFYSGTARPGSVPAPVLVLAGASDGMIGTAPARVVAAAHPGAHLEILAESGHRPWAEQPVPFRSVIDTFLNAGVGVDRTGQS, encoded by the coding sequence ATGCCCCGGTACCGGGCCCGCGACGGGCTGAGCCTCTTCTACGACGTGGTGGGTGCCGGGCCGCCGCTGGTGGTGCTGCCCGGCGGGCCCGGTATGGACGTGCGGTACCTGGGGGATCTCGGTGGCCTGGCGGCGACCCGGACGCTGATCCTGGCCGACGCGCGGGGCGGCGGGCGGTCCGAGGTGCCGCCGGACCCGGCGACGGTGTCGTTCACGGCGCAAGCCGGTGACGTGGAGGCGCTGCGGGTCCATCTCGGCCTGGCGCGGATCGATCTGCTGGCGCATTCGGCGGGTGCGCTGACCGCGCAGGAGTACGCCGTCCGGTTTCCCGCCCGGGTCCGGAACCTGATCCTGGTCACCCCGATCGGCCGGGCCGGGCGGGACGTCGACCCCGCGGAACTGGCCGGGATCCGGGCCGCCCGATCCTCGGAACCGTGGTACCCGGGGGCCGCCGCGGCGGTCGGTGACCGGAGCCCGTTCGCGCAGGCCCGGCTGGTCCCGTTCCACTGGCACCGCTGGAGCCCGGCGCATCGCTCCCACTACGTCGCCGCGCACGGCAACCCGCTGCGGTGGTACCGCGAGGCCTTCTACTCGGGAACCGCCCGTCCCGGCTCGGTGCCCGCGCCGGTCCTGGTGCTCGCCGGCGCCTCGGACGGCATGATCGGAACCGCTCCGGCCCGAGTGGTGGCCGCCGCTCATCCCGGCGCGCACCTGGAGATCCTGGCCGAATCCGGGCACCGCCCGTGGGCCGAGCAGCCGGTTCCGTTCCGATCCGTGATCGATACTTTCCTGAACGCCGGGGTTGGAGTGGACCGGACCGGGCAATCTTGA